TGCCCTTAACTTCTTCCAGGGTATAACCCATGGCACCTAAAAAGTTGGGGTTGGCGGTAATAATAGTGCCGTCGGTTTCAAAATCGATAGTCGCCTGCGTTTCGTTAACGGCGCGCATGATGGCGGCATTGTTTGAATTGACCGATACCCCTTGAGCCGATGATTTTTTTTGTGCTGTTTTTGCCGACATAAAGTCTCCCTTTTTATAAAAAAATAATAAACAATGGCTTAGCCATTGTTTTTAATGTTGTTGTTAATATCGAGTAACGCTTTTACATCCATCACCACCAGTAAACCTTTTTGCAGTTGATAAACCCCTTTGCAGGTATGGCGCCAGTGTGGAGCCAGTGTTGCTGGGGGGCTTTCAAATTTATTTTTAGCTACAGGAATTACATCGCCAACAGAATCAACCAATAAACTAAACAGTTCTTCACCGTCGGCAACAATAATGCACATGCTTTCCTGAATAGAAGGGGCTGCATCAAGGCCTAATCTTTCGCGTAAATCAACGGCTGTTACAATTTGACCTCTTAAATTAAGGAGCCCGGCCAGTGCTTTTGTTGATTTGGGAATAGGGGTGATGGTTTGCATGGGTAACACTTCTTGAACTTCTAATACCGATAAACCTAAAAGTTGGTTGTCTAAATAAAACGATACGTATTCGATATTATTTTCTTTGCGTCTGTCGGCATCACTCACACGTCGCTCTACTCCATTGGGAGGGCCTAAATCCTGCTGGCGTCTTTCGGTGCCAGAACGATCGACGGAGCTATCCTGTTTGTTCTCACTTAAGCTCACGCTTGGCCTCCTGCATTATTTTGTTTGAGTGTTTTGCTAATGGCTTCCAGAACCATGTCTTGATCGAATTTGATAAGATAATCGGTAAAACCAAGCTGCATCCCTTTTTCACGACTAGGAGGTGCCGCTAAAGTTGTCAGTGCCAATGCCGGCAAGTTCTTCAGATTGTCGTTAGAGCGTATATTGGAAATAAGGCCAAAGCCATCCATGTTGGGCATTTCAATATCGCTTAGTAATAAATCGAACCCGCTATCTTTTTTAAGTATTTTTAAAGCTTCGGCACCATCTTCGGCTGTGGTCACATCAAAACCGCGGCTTTCAAGAATGGGGCGCAGTAAATTACGAAAGAAGGCCGAGTCGTCTACAAACAGAATGCGCGATTTCTCGTTTTTGGTTTCACTTTTCAGTTTAAACCAATCGGGGTAGGCAATTCTTAAAAAGTGGTAGACGTCAATAAGCTCGGTAGCGCGGCCCGCAATGATAGATCCACCTAAAAAGCCGGGTCGAATTCCGGATGTATCCAGTTTTAAATGTTCATCTACAATATCGACAATTTCTTCCACAAGGAGGCCCATGCCGCGTTCTCCGTCGGTAAAAATAATGGCGGTAATAGGGAGGTCGGTAAATTTTTCGATATTCAATTTGTCGGAAGCTTTAATTAAAGGGAGCAAGGAATTACGATATTGTACTACAAGTTGGTTGCCCACTTTTTCAATTTTGGATGTTTCAAATTCTTCAAGACGCGCAACAAGAGCAAGAGGCACGGCAAAATGAGATTGGGAATCGCTCTTAAACACAAGTAACGATGTTTTATCGCTTGTGCCCATTTCCTT
This sequence is a window from bacterium. Protein-coding genes within it:
- a CDS encoding chemotaxis protein CheW, with protein sequence MSDADRRKENNIEYVSFYLDNQLLGLSVLEVQEVLPMQTITPIPKSTKALAGLLNLRGQIVTAVDLRERLGLDAAPSIQESMCIIVADGEELFSLLVDSVGDVIPVAKNKFESPPATLAPHWRHTCKGVYQLQKGLLVVMDVKALLDINNNIKNNG